The Kitasatospora paranensis genome has a window encoding:
- the grpE gene encoding nucleotide exchange factor GrpE, which produces MAHAGGDGTGLPPGAAEDLRRLKAEYDNYRRRVRRDRLAVREIAVANVLARMLPVLDALDRARAAGEVVDGFGAVAELLEGELAALGLESVGAVGDAFDPVLHLAIGYTRSAAVDAPVCVEIVRTGYRVGDQLIRPAEVVVAEPP; this is translated from the coding sequence ATGGCGCATGCCGGCGGGGACGGCACCGGGCTGCCACCCGGCGCCGCCGAGGACCTGCGGCGGCTGAAGGCCGAGTACGACAACTACCGCCGCCGGGTCCGCCGCGACCGCCTGGCCGTCCGGGAGATCGCGGTGGCCAACGTGCTCGCCCGGATGCTCCCGGTGCTCGACGCCCTGGACCGCGCGCGGGCCGCGGGCGAGGTCGTGGACGGCTTCGGCGCCGTCGCCGAGCTGCTGGAGGGCGAGCTGGCCGCGCTCGGCCTGGAGTCCGTCGGCGCCGTCGGCGACGCCTTCGACCCGGTGCTCCACCTGGCCATCGGCTACACCCGGTCCGCCGCGGTGGACGCCCCCGTCTGCGTCGAGATCGTCCGCACCGGCTACCGCGTCGGCGACCAGCTGATCCGCCCCGCCGAGGTGGTGGTGGCGGAACCGCCGTGA
- a CDS encoding PfkB family carbohydrate kinase, with amino-acid sequence MTFPGSITDQLLADGLAHVSLSFLVDTLEVRRGGVGANIAFGLGRLGLRPVLVGAAGADHGPYDAWLRANGVDTTGVLVVPELFTARFLCTTDLRQNQIASFYPGAMAHAADIRLAEVLARTGPAALVLIGPDDPDAMLRRTAECRAAGIPFAADPSQQLARLDGPRAIALVDGARYLFTNAYERELLLRRTGLDAAALLGRVGTWVTTLGADGVRIERAGRPPVEVPAPPERVRADPTGVGDAFRAGFLAAGAWRLSLPTAARVGCLLATLALEAVGTQEYAFEPGSFLDRLAEAYGPAVADEVRPHLIPPARHPGRARRPVGGSA; translated from the coding sequence ATGACCTTCCCCGGCTCGATCACCGACCAGCTCCTCGCCGACGGGCTGGCCCACGTCTCCCTGTCGTTCCTGGTCGACACCCTGGAGGTGCGGCGCGGGGGAGTGGGCGCCAACATCGCGTTCGGGCTCGGGCGGCTCGGGCTGCGCCCGGTGCTGGTCGGCGCGGCCGGCGCCGACCACGGCCCGTACGACGCCTGGCTGCGCGCCAACGGCGTGGACACGACGGGCGTCCTGGTCGTGCCCGAGCTGTTCACCGCCCGCTTCCTGTGCACCACCGACCTCCGGCAGAACCAGATCGCCTCCTTCTACCCGGGCGCGATGGCGCACGCCGCGGACATCCGGCTGGCCGAGGTGCTCGCCCGGACCGGACCGGCCGCGCTCGTCCTGATCGGCCCGGACGACCCGGACGCCATGCTCCGCCGCACCGCCGAGTGCCGGGCCGCGGGCATCCCGTTCGCCGCCGACCCCTCCCAGCAGCTCGCCCGGCTCGACGGCCCGCGGGCCATCGCCCTGGTCGACGGAGCCCGGTACCTGTTCACCAACGCCTACGAGCGCGAACTGCTGCTGCGCCGCACCGGCCTCGACGCCGCGGCGCTGCTCGGCCGGGTCGGGACGTGGGTCACCACGCTCGGCGCGGACGGCGTCCGGATCGAGCGGGCCGGCCGCCCGCCGGTCGAGGTGCCCGCGCCGCCCGAGCGCGTCCGGGCCGACCCCACCGGTGTCGGCGACGCCTTCCGGGCCGGATTCCTGGCCGCCGGGGCGTGGCGGCTGTCCCTGCCCACCGCGGCCCGGGTCGGCTGCCTGCTGGCCACCCTGGCACTGGAGGCGGTCGGCACCCAGGAGTACGCCTTCGAACCCGGCAGCTTCCTGGACCGGCTCGCCGAGGCCTACGGCCCGGCGGTCGCCGACGAGGTCCGGCCCCACCTGATCCCGCCCGCCCGGCACCCCGGGCGGGCGCGCCGACCGGTCGGCGGGAGCGCTTGA
- a CDS encoding NAD(P)/FAD-dependent oxidoreductase: MVSTLGDRSNGRVDAVVVGAGPNGLAAALVLAGAGLDVAVYEAAATVGGGTRTRELTLPGYRHDVCSVAHPMALASPFFRAFGLEDRVDLLQPTAAYAQPLDGAPAGIAYRDLDRTVARLGRDGPAWRAVFGPLTERWQGLVQAALSDQRRPPQDPLTALRLGLRIAEFGTPAWSARFREPAARAMLAGVAAHAIAPPRALPPAGTAMLLASLAHAVGWPVPRGGSQAIADAMADGLRERGGRIVTGHRVDTLDELPEARAVLLDLTPAGLLRLAGRRLPERYARRLRAFRYGSAACKVDFALAGPVPWADPACAEAGTLHLSGGREETVAVEREVAAGRHAARPYVLAVQPGVVDPSRAPAGRHTLYSYAHVPHGSTVDVADAVERQIERFAPGFRDLVLARAVTTAADQQIHNANYVGGDIGGGAMSLWQTAFRPIAALDPYATALDGLYLCSASTPPGPGVHGMSGLHAARRALRRTFGITTDPLAAVAPGHRT, from the coding sequence ATGGTCTCGACGCTTGGCGACCGGTCGAACGGCCGGGTCGACGCGGTGGTGGTCGGCGCCGGCCCCAACGGCCTGGCCGCGGCCTTGGTCCTGGCGGGTGCCGGGCTGGACGTCGCGGTGTACGAGGCCGCCGCCACCGTCGGCGGCGGCACCCGGACGCGGGAGCTCACCCTCCCCGGGTACCGCCACGACGTCTGCTCGGTGGCCCACCCGATGGCCCTGGCCTCCCCGTTCTTCCGCGCGTTCGGCCTGGAGGACCGGGTGGACCTGCTCCAGCCGACGGCGGCGTACGCGCAGCCGCTGGACGGCGCACCCGCCGGAATCGCCTACCGGGACCTCGACCGGACGGTGGCGCGGCTCGGCCGGGACGGCCCCGCCTGGCGCGCTGTGTTCGGCCCCCTGACCGAACGCTGGCAGGGCCTGGTGCAGGCCGCGCTCTCCGACCAGCGCCGGCCGCCGCAGGATCCGCTGACGGCGCTGCGGCTCGGCCTGCGGATCGCCGAGTTCGGCACGCCCGCGTGGTCGGCCCGGTTCCGCGAACCGGCCGCCCGGGCGATGCTGGCCGGGGTCGCGGCCCACGCGATCGCGCCACCGCGGGCCCTGCCGCCGGCCGGCACCGCGATGCTGCTGGCGTCGCTGGCGCACGCGGTCGGCTGGCCGGTGCCGCGCGGCGGCAGCCAGGCGATCGCCGACGCCATGGCGGACGGGCTGCGCGAGCGGGGCGGCCGGATCGTCACCGGCCACCGGGTCGACACGCTCGACGAGCTCCCCGAGGCCCGCGCCGTGCTGCTCGACCTGACCCCGGCCGGGCTGCTCCGGCTCGCGGGCCGGCGGCTGCCGGAGCGCTACGCCCGGCGGCTGCGCGCGTTCCGGTACGGCTCGGCGGCCTGCAAGGTGGACTTCGCGCTCGCCGGGCCCGTCCCGTGGGCCGACCCGGCCTGCGCCGAGGCCGGCACCCTGCACCTGTCGGGCGGCCGCGAGGAGACGGTGGCCGTGGAGCGCGAGGTCGCCGCCGGCCGGCACGCGGCCCGGCCGTACGTGCTCGCGGTGCAGCCCGGGGTGGTCGACCCGTCCCGGGCGCCGGCCGGCCGGCACACCCTCTACAGCTACGCCCACGTGCCGCACGGCTCCACGGTGGACGTCGCGGACGCGGTCGAGCGCCAGATCGAACGCTTCGCCCCGGGCTTCCGCGACCTGGTGCTGGCGCGCGCCGTGACCACCGCCGCCGACCAGCAGATCCACAACGCCAACTACGTCGGCGGCGACATCGGCGGCGGCGCGATGTCGCTGTGGCAGACCGCCTTCCGCCCGATCGCGGCCCTGGATCCGTACGCCACTGCCCTGGACGGCCTCTACCTCTGCTCCGCCTCCACCCCGCCCGGCCCCGGCGTCCACGGCATGTCCGGCCTCCACGCCGCCCGCCGCGCCCTGCGCCGCACCTTCGGCATCACCACCGACCCGCTGGCCGCGGTCGCACCCGGGCACCGGACCTGA
- a CDS encoding ROK family protein yields MAAPLVAAVDLGGTKIAAALVDGDGALVARAQRPTPARADAETVARAVLDTVDELAAHPRWAEAAALGIGSAGPVDTAAGTVSPVNIASWRGFPLVGRVAGHPAVDVPVTLIGDGVAIAEAEAWRGAAAGYRNALCMVVSTGVGGGLVLDGAVRPGPTGNAGHIGHISVDLDGAPCPCGSRGCVEILASGTAIARYAREHGWRAPDGDTTAAAVAAGAAAGEAVPLAAFDRSARALAAGIAATATLVELEAVVIGGGVAQAGPLLFEPLARHLATYAALPFAQGIQVHRAVLGTDAGLVGAAAAAMRTAAARR; encoded by the coding sequence GTGGCTGCCCCGCTGGTGGCCGCCGTCGACCTCGGCGGCACGAAGATCGCCGCCGCCCTGGTCGACGGGGACGGCGCGCTGGTGGCCCGGGCGCAGCGGCCGACCCCGGCCCGGGCGGACGCCGAGACGGTCGCCCGGGCCGTCCTGGACACGGTCGACGAGCTCGCCGCGCACCCGCGCTGGGCCGAGGCGGCCGCCCTGGGCATCGGCAGTGCCGGCCCGGTGGACACCGCGGCGGGCACCGTCAGCCCGGTGAACATCGCCTCCTGGCGGGGATTCCCACTGGTCGGGCGGGTCGCCGGGCATCCCGCGGTGGACGTGCCGGTGACCCTGATCGGGGACGGCGTGGCGATCGCCGAGGCGGAGGCCTGGCGGGGCGCGGCGGCCGGGTACCGCAACGCGCTGTGCATGGTGGTCTCCACCGGTGTCGGCGGCGGCCTCGTCCTCGACGGGGCCGTCCGCCCCGGCCCGACCGGGAACGCCGGGCACATCGGCCACATCAGCGTGGACCTGGACGGCGCCCCCTGCCCGTGCGGGAGCCGGGGCTGCGTGGAGATCCTGGCCAGCGGCACCGCGATCGCCCGCTACGCGCGGGAGCACGGCTGGCGGGCCCCGGACGGCGACACCACCGCGGCCGCGGTGGCCGCGGGCGCCGCCGCCGGGGAGGCCGTCCCGCTGGCCGCGTTCGACCGGTCGGCCCGGGCGCTGGCCGCGGGGATCGCCGCGACGGCGACGCTGGTCGAGCTGGAGGCCGTGGTGATCGGCGGCGGCGTGGCCCAGGCCGGGCCGCTGCTGTTCGAGCCGCTCGCGCGCCACCTGGCGACGTACGCGGCGCTGCCCTTCGCGCAGGGCATCCAGGTGCACCGGGCGGTGCTCGGCACGGACGCGGGCCTGGTGGGCGCGGCCGCCGCCGCCATGCGGACGGCCGCGGCCCGGCGGTAG